A part of Chthoniobacterales bacterium genomic DNA contains:
- the ilvE gene encoding branched-chain-amino-acid transaminase — MKVYIDGEFYEKENAKISVFDHGLLYGDGIFEGIRFYNGRVFRLEEHIDRLYDSARAICLSIPIDKAAMMAATVETIRRNGLRDGYVRLVVTRGDGDLGLNPALCPRATIIIIAAKITLYPADKYENGLMVVTCSTRRIPHGALSPMVKSLNYLNNVLAKIEAQNAGAGEGLMLNEQGYVSECTGDNVFIVKNGKLYTPPISSGALAGVTRAVVLELAAEEGIPVSEPDMTRYDIFTADECFLTGTAAEVIPVVMLDRRDIGDGKPGPITKRLMTRFHELTQSTGTVID, encoded by the coding sequence CGGCCTTCTTTACGGCGACGGCATTTTCGAGGGCATTCGCTTTTACAACGGCCGCGTCTTCCGCCTCGAGGAGCACATCGACCGCCTCTACGACTCCGCCCGCGCCATCTGCCTGAGCATCCCGATCGACAAGGCCGCGATGATGGCTGCCACGGTGGAAACCATCCGCCGCAACGGGCTCCGCGACGGCTACGTGCGCCTCGTCGTTACCCGCGGCGACGGCGATCTCGGCCTCAATCCCGCCCTCTGCCCCAGGGCCACGATCATCATCATCGCCGCGAAGATCACGCTCTACCCGGCCGACAAATACGAGAATGGCCTGATGGTCGTGACCTGCTCGACCCGGCGCATCCCGCACGGCGCGCTCAGCCCGATGGTGAAGTCGCTGAACTACCTCAACAACGTGCTCGCCAAGATCGAGGCGCAGAATGCCGGCGCCGGCGAAGGCCTCATGCTCAACGAGCAGGGCTACGTTTCCGAATGCACCGGCGACAACGTCTTCATCGTGAAGAACGGCAAGCTCTACACGCCCCCGATTTCCTCCGGCGCTCTCGCCGGCGTGACCCGGGCGGTCGTGCTCGAACTCGCTGCCGAGGAGGGCATCCCGGTGAGCGAGCCGGACATGACCCGCTACGACATTTTCACGGCCGACGAGTGTTTTCTCACCGGCACCGCGGCGGAAGTCATCCCCGTGGTCATGCTCGACCGCCGCGACATCGGCGACGGCAAGCCGGGACCGATCACGAAGCGTCTGATGACCCGCTTCCATGAGTTGACACAGAGCACCGGCACTGTGATTGATTAG
- a CDS encoding UvrB/UvrC motif-containing protein translates to MQCDVCGEKDASVFLTQIVEGKMQKVNLCEACSKAKGVNDPTGFALADLLLGLGAAQQLEKSPTTAKCPVCGFTQADFKKTGRLGCSECYTTFADGLAGMLANMHKGTTHVGKAPGDRAHRRELTAKMKSLQATLDEAVATEKYEEAATLRDAIRKLETELAS, encoded by the coding sequence ATGCAATGCGACGTTTGCGGTGAGAAGGACGCCAGCGTCTTCCTCACGCAAATCGTGGAGGGGAAGATGCAGAAGGTGAACCTCTGCGAAGCCTGCTCCAAGGCCAAGGGCGTCAACGACCCCACCGGCTTCGCCCTCGCCGATCTTCTTCTCGGGCTGGGCGCCGCGCAACAGCTCGAAAAGAGCCCCACCACGGCCAAGTGCCCGGTCTGCGGCTTCACCCAGGCCGACTTCAAGAAAACCGGCCGCCTCGGCTGCAGCGAGTGCTACACCACTTTTGCGGATGGCCTCGCCGGCATGCTTGCCAATATGCACAAGGGCACGACCCACGTCGGCAAGGCACCGGGCGATCGCGCGCATCGTCGCGAACTGACCGCAAAGATGAAATCCCTTCAGGCCACCCTCGACGAGGCCGTGGCCACCGAGAAATACGAGGAGGCCGCCACCCTGCGGGACGCCATCCGAAAACTGGAGACGGAGCTCGCGTCATGA